The following proteins are encoded in a genomic region of Saccharopolyspora antimicrobica:
- a CDS encoding cation:proton antiporter, translating into MPQTALVSFAVIVAATTIAPLITDHVKRWIAIPSVVLEILLGILIGPQVLGWAGVDDVMGFVADFGLAMLMFLAGYELKIDEVRGKPIRLASAGWLISLVLGLGFGALVHGWAFASLIIGLALTTTALGTTLPMVRDAGLLPTPLGARVLAVGAAGEFGPIIAVALLFNDQDPARTVLFLLAFGVVAARLLWAAANRRSGRISRLVRTTLGTSVQFAVRLCMVVVVFMLWLAGTLGLDLLLGAFVAGLVVRLFLDAGDPEEGAVVESKIEAIGFGLLIPFFFVVSGMRYDLDALLATPSAIALLPVFLVLFLVIRGLPVLALHHRDLPVRPRWTLALLASAALPLVVVITTIGTEAGLLPTSTASAMVGAGMLSVLIFPLIALRLVRDEQPHPADPELR; encoded by the coding sequence ATGCCGCAGACCGCGCTGGTGAGCTTCGCCGTCATCGTGGCCGCCACCACGATCGCGCCGCTGATCACCGATCATGTCAAGCGGTGGATCGCGATCCCCTCGGTCGTGCTGGAGATCCTGCTGGGCATCCTCATCGGCCCGCAGGTGCTCGGCTGGGCCGGCGTGGACGACGTGATGGGCTTCGTCGCCGACTTCGGCCTGGCGATGCTGATGTTCCTGGCCGGCTACGAGCTCAAGATCGACGAGGTGCGCGGCAAGCCGATCCGGCTGGCCTCGGCGGGCTGGCTGATCTCGCTGGTGCTCGGCCTGGGCTTCGGCGCGCTGGTGCACGGGTGGGCGTTCGCCTCGCTGATCATCGGCCTGGCGCTGACCACGACCGCGCTCGGGACCACGCTGCCGATGGTCCGCGACGCCGGGCTGCTGCCCACTCCGCTGGGCGCCCGGGTTCTCGCCGTGGGCGCGGCGGGCGAGTTCGGGCCGATCATCGCGGTGGCGCTGCTGTTCAACGACCAGGACCCGGCGCGCACCGTGCTGTTCCTGCTGGCCTTCGGCGTGGTGGCGGCGCGGCTGCTGTGGGCGGCGGCGAACCGCAGGTCGGGGCGGATCAGCAGGCTGGTGCGCACCACGCTGGGCACCAGCGTCCAGTTCGCCGTGCGGCTGTGCATGGTCGTCGTGGTGTTCATGCTGTGGCTCGCCGGAACCCTCGGCCTGGACCTGCTGCTCGGCGCGTTCGTGGCGGGGCTGGTGGTGCGCCTGTTCCTCGACGCGGGCGATCCCGAGGAGGGCGCGGTGGTGGAGAGCAAGATCGAGGCGATCGGCTTCGGGCTGCTCATCCCGTTCTTCTTCGTGGTCAGCGGCATGCGCTACGACCTCGACGCGCTGCTGGCCACGCCGAGCGCGATCGCCCTGCTGCCGGTGTTCCTGGTGCTGTTCCTGGTGATCCGCGGACTGCCGGTGCTGGCCCTGCACCACCGCGACCTGCCGGTGCGGCCGCGCTGGACGCTGGCGCTGCTGGCCTCGGCGGCGCTGCCGCTGGTCGTGGTGATCACCACCATCGGCACCGAGGCCGGTCTGCTGCCGACGAGCACGGCTTCAGCCATGGTCGGCGCGGGCATGCTCAGCGTGCTGATCTTCCCGCTGATCGCGCTGCGGCTGGTCCGCGACGAGCAGCCGCACCCCGCGGATCCCGAACTCCGCTGA
- a CDS encoding DUF7144 family membrane protein produces MSSPQTGPGSGQHGAEAKHAEEQKQAPEQQQKQWAMTSAPETTAMSGWLTFAGSLILLVGIFNIIEGLTSLFRTDYFIVGEGQLLVFNFATWGTILLVLGVLQVATGVGCMYEQTWARTSGIVLAALCAIGHLAFLAAFPLWSLLVIALSVLVIYGLVVPEKNTAS; encoded by the coding sequence ATGTCCAGTCCGCAAACCGGACCCGGCTCCGGCCAGCACGGGGCCGAGGCGAAGCACGCCGAGGAGCAGAAGCAGGCTCCGGAGCAGCAGCAGAAGCAGTGGGCGATGACGTCCGCACCGGAGACGACCGCGATGTCCGGCTGGCTGACCTTCGCCGGTTCGCTGATCCTGCTGGTCGGCATCTTCAACATCATCGAGGGGCTCACCTCGCTGTTCCGCACCGATTACTTCATCGTCGGCGAGGGCCAGCTGCTGGTCTTCAACTTCGCGACCTGGGGCACGATCCTGCTGGTGCTGGGCGTCCTGCAGGTGGCCACCGGCGTGGGGTGCATGTACGAGCAGACGTGGGCCCGCACCAGCGGTATCGTGCTGGCCGCGCTGTGCGCGATCGGGCACCTGGCGTTCCTGGCCGCGTTCCCGCTGTGGTCGCTGCTGGTGATCGCGCTGTCCGTGCTGGTGATCTACGGCCTGGTGGTCCCGGAGAAGAACACCGCGTCCTGA
- a CDS encoding MBL fold metallo-hydrolase, which yields MEIEAEYTGHVEPGGNPARRELAALTITKISVGPMDNNAYLLVCRNTGDALLIDAANESEKLADLLGHDDQRPRLRTIVTTHQHADHWQALGSVAGQTGCFTLAHPADAKPLPVPPDRLVEHGDTIAVGDSELSVIHLRGHTPGSIALLYRDPAGHPHLFTGDSLFPGGVGKTTSPENFRSLIDDVENRLFAELPDDTWFYPGHGDDSTLGEQRPHLAEWRERGW from the coding sequence GTGGAGATCGAAGCTGAGTACACGGGACACGTCGAGCCCGGTGGGAACCCGGCTCGCCGGGAGCTGGCCGCGCTGACCATCACGAAGATCTCGGTCGGCCCGATGGACAACAACGCGTACCTGCTGGTGTGCCGCAACACCGGTGACGCGCTGCTGATCGACGCCGCCAACGAGTCCGAGAAGCTGGCCGACCTGCTCGGCCACGACGACCAGCGCCCCCGGCTGCGCACCATCGTCACCACCCACCAGCACGCCGACCACTGGCAGGCGCTGGGCTCGGTGGCGGGCCAGACCGGGTGCTTCACCCTGGCGCACCCGGCCGACGCCAAGCCGCTGCCGGTGCCGCCGGACCGCCTGGTCGAGCACGGCGACACCATCGCGGTGGGCGACTCGGAGCTGTCGGTGATCCACCTGCGCGGCCACACGCCGGGCTCGATCGCGCTGCTCTACCGCGACCCGGCGGGCCACCCGCACCTGTTCACCGGTGACTCGCTGTTCCCGGGCGGGGTGGGCAAGACGACCTCGCCGGAGAACTTCCGGTCGCTGATCGACGACGTGGAGAACCGCCTGTTCGCCGAACTCCCCGACGACACCTGGTTCTACCCGGGCCACGGCGACGACTCGACGCTCGGCGAGCAGCGCCCCCACCTCGCCGAGTGGCGCGAGCGCGGCTGGTGA
- a CDS encoding DUF4440 domain-containing protein gives MSDVPAEVQRLHRVLATWLGADCDPAVLTEFRDSHAEDFALITTEGAVLTAEELFTALAGAGNSAPGLAIEVDEIAIVAESPEFTVVRFREVHHHDGTSTTRRTTAVLRRTPDGLRWQHVHETAI, from the coding sequence GTGAGCGACGTCCCCGCAGAGGTCCAGCGCCTGCACCGGGTGCTGGCGACCTGGCTCGGTGCGGACTGCGACCCCGCGGTCCTCACCGAGTTCCGCGATTCGCACGCCGAGGACTTCGCGCTGATCACCACCGAGGGCGCGGTGCTGACCGCCGAGGAGCTCTTCACCGCGCTCGCGGGCGCGGGCAACTCAGCGCCGGGCCTGGCGATCGAGGTGGACGAGATCGCGATCGTCGCGGAGAGCCCCGAGTTCACCGTCGTCCGCTTCCGCGAAGTCCACCACCACGACGGCACCAGCACGACCCGCCGCACCACGGCGGTCCTGCGCCGCACGCCCGACGGGCTGCGCTGGCAGCACGTGCACGAGACCGCGATCTGA
- a CDS encoding AI-2E family transporter gives MAGPGPSGQPPASPSLLRHAQIACVYLAVAALAVLAYTARSMLVLIFVGFFLALGVEPVVAWLQRHRWRRGMAITAVILAVVLLVGVVVLFAVVPAIGQLGHFAAQLPDVLSRLGVHLGDHQLRATLDDPAVHDKVREAVEKGAAFLASALGAGFAVIGSLLGGVFAACTAGALLVYFSLAMPRLQSAMTRAASHHPGRPEAILVAMSRVGGYVTGQALVSLCAGAVSFVFFLIAGIPYPALLALVVAALDAVPQIGATLASVAGILVALSQSLSLAVITLLFFICYQAFENYLIAPRVFARTVELSPLAAFVAILLGGSLAGILGALIALPITAALKVLYRQAQAERTPTQPST, from the coding sequence ATGGCCGGTCCAGGTCCCAGCGGGCAGCCGCCCGCGAGCCCGTCCCTGCTGCGGCACGCCCAGATCGCCTGCGTCTACCTCGCGGTGGCGGCGCTGGCGGTGCTGGCCTACACGGCGCGCAGCATGCTCGTGCTGATCTTCGTCGGGTTCTTCCTCGCGCTCGGCGTGGAACCGGTGGTGGCGTGGTTGCAGCGGCACCGCTGGCGGCGCGGCATGGCGATAACCGCGGTCATCCTCGCCGTCGTGCTGCTGGTCGGGGTCGTGGTGCTGTTCGCGGTGGTGCCCGCGATCGGCCAGCTGGGCCACTTCGCGGCGCAGCTCCCCGACGTGCTGTCCCGGCTGGGCGTGCACCTGGGCGACCACCAGCTGCGCGCCACGCTCGACGATCCCGCCGTCCACGACAAGGTGCGGGAAGCCGTCGAGAAGGGCGCCGCGTTCCTGGCGAGCGCGCTGGGCGCCGGGTTCGCCGTCATCGGCAGCTTGCTCGGGGGCGTCTTCGCGGCCTGCACGGCCGGTGCCCTGCTGGTCTACTTCTCGCTCGCCATGCCGCGGCTCCAGTCCGCGATGACGCGCGCGGCCTCGCACCACCCCGGCCGACCGGAAGCGATCCTCGTCGCCATGAGCCGGGTCGGCGGCTACGTCACCGGTCAGGCCCTGGTGTCGCTGTGCGCGGGCGCGGTGTCGTTCGTGTTCTTCCTGATCGCGGGCATCCCCTACCCCGCGCTCCTGGCGCTCGTGGTCGCCGCGCTCGACGCCGTCCCGCAGATCGGCGCGACGCTGGCGTCGGTGGCGGGGATCCTGGTGGCGCTGTCGCAGAGCCTGTCCCTGGCGGTGATCACACTGCTCTTCTTCATCTGCTACCAGGCGTTCGAGAACTACCTGATCGCGCCAAGGGTCTTCGCCCGCACCGTCGAGCTGAGCCCGCTGGCGGCTTTCGTGGCGATCCTCCTCGGCGGCTCGCTGGCAGGAATCCTGGGCGCGCTGATCGCCCTCCCGATCACCGCCGCGCTGAAAGTCCTCTACCGCCAAGCCCAAGCCGAACGCACCCCGACCCAACCGTCCACATGA